One window of Dehalobacterium formicoaceticum genomic DNA carries:
- a CDS encoding winged helix-turn-helix transcriptional regulator: protein MYEPKLEKDIRCPLEYGLQIFGGKWKSRIICVLAEKEVLRYSALRKEMTNITDAVLASTLKELMNDDIVNRKQFDEIPPKVEYSLTEKGKSVLPILQNICRWSGAYHKDDNEKTLLQCQKCDYI, encoded by the coding sequence ATGTATGAACCAAAATTAGAAAAAGATATCCGCTGTCCCTTAGAATATGGCCTGCAAATATTCGGCGGAAAGTGGAAGTCACGTATTATCTGTGTGCTTGCTGAGAAAGAAGTACTACGTTACAGCGCTTTAAGAAAAGAGATGACCAATATAACTGATGCCGTTTTGGCGTCAACATTAAAAGAATTGATGAATGATGACATTGTGAATCGGAAGCAATTTGATGAGATTCCGCCTAAGGTTGAATACAGCTTGACTGAAAAAGGAAAATCAGTATTACCGATCTTGCAGAATATATGCCGATGGTCAGGTGCTTATCATAAAGATGATAATGAAAAGACACTTTTGCAATGCCAGAAGTGTGATTATATATAA
- a CDS encoding nucleotidyl transferase AbiEii/AbiGii toxin family protein: MGQTIIPDEIRPFFWDVDINNLDLNDHQKYIIERLLNEGDHRAVKWLFQTFSLKQIKNVVLQSRGLSLQTTLCWQNFFQLKEEENGMFWNVLDEARMEILRKIIEIEPVPRSFLSGGTGLALMLGHRESIDFDWITPEVFQIQELIDKLAMIGKVEIADTAEGNFRGFIDNVRVTWLHCPNPMMDNLIEEKQIPGLKIASLKDIGLLKWIALSQRGARNDFVDLYWICQQNVSLELLYQLMPQKFPGININYYHLIKSLSYFKDAERELMPVMRGDPNWEIIKEYFKNMQRELLEKGRQRSIGS, translated from the coding sequence ATGGGACAAACCATAATTCCTGATGAAATTAGGCCTTTCTTTTGGGATGTAGATATTAATAACCTCGACTTAAATGACCATCAGAAATATATTATCGAAAGGTTGCTTAATGAAGGGGATCATCGAGCTGTAAAGTGGTTATTTCAAACATTCTCATTAAAACAAATTAAAAATGTCGTGCTGCAAAGCAGGGGGCTTTCGTTGCAAACTACCCTTTGTTGGCAGAATTTTTTTCAACTAAAGGAAGAAGAAAATGGGATGTTTTGGAACGTACTCGATGAAGCCAGAATGGAAATACTGCGCAAAATTATTGAAATCGAGCCTGTTCCCAGATCTTTCTTGTCTGGTGGAACGGGTTTAGCATTAATGCTTGGACACAGGGAATCTATTGACTTTGACTGGATTACTCCTGAAGTGTTTCAAATTCAAGAACTCATAGATAAGTTAGCCATGATCGGTAAGGTTGAAATTGCCGATACGGCTGAAGGGAACTTCCGTGGCTTTATTGATAATGTGAGGGTGACCTGGCTGCACTGTCCTAATCCCATGATGGATAATCTGATAGAAGAAAAACAAATACCGGGACTAAAAATTGCATCATTAAAGGATATCGGACTATTGAAATGGATTGCCTTAAGCCAACGTGGGGCGCGAAATGATTTTGTTGATTTATATTGGATTTGTCAGCAAAATGTCAGCTTGGAGCTTTTATATCAGCTGATGCCACAGAAATTCCCGGGTATAAATATTAATTATTATCATTTAATTAAAAGCCTCTCTTATTTCAAAGATGCAGAAAGGGAATTAATGCCTGTTATGAGGGGAGATCCAAACTGGGAAATTATCAAAGAATATTTTAAAAATATGCAAAGGGAATTGTTGGAGAAAGGAAGGCAAAGATCAATTGGCTCTTAG
- a CDS encoding LVIVD repeat-containing protein yields the protein MRDIKKNLYVTNTGNDTTEIYNINSRSNPVRISEFGAGDLSAPCGMARKGNILYIGNSRDSTVEIYNIGRLTMPKRIGQFGQGDLANPNGLAIKENALYVTNLVDSTVEVYDISDPRHPKRVREFGAGELHRPDGLAVNGNILYVSNSEDASIEIYNVCNPYNPKRIGQFGNDTEISNHIGMAIIGEILYVANFQLIHANTISIYCISNPKHPEFISRFGSGFLNGPVELAITCNTLYVSNFNNNTIEVFDICERTAPVHVGEFNAGNLNRPFGLLIVREEVCMKCGCKCIRLFSED from the coding sequence ATGAGGGATATTAAAAAAAATCTATATGTAACAAATACCGGTAATGATACTACTGAAATTTATAATATTAATAGCCGTTCAAATCCAGTTCGCATCAGTGAATTTGGTGCGGGAGATTTATCTGCTCCTTGTGGAATGGCTAGAAAAGGCAACATTCTTTATATTGGAAATTCTCGCGATAGTACTGTAGAAATCTATAATATAGGCCGCCTTACTATGCCAAAGCGTATAGGCCAGTTTGGGCAAGGTGACTTAGCGAACCCTAATGGATTAGCAATAAAGGAAAATGCTCTATATGTAACGAACCTTGTTGATTCTACAGTAGAGGTTTACGATATATCCGATCCGCGGCATCCAAAACGTGTCAGGGAGTTTGGGGCTGGAGAGTTACACCGTCCTGATGGGTTGGCGGTTAACGGGAATATTCTTTATGTATCAAATTCTGAAGATGCGAGTATTGAGATTTACAATGTCTGCAATCCTTATAATCCAAAGCGTATCGGTCAGTTTGGTAATGATACGGAAATAAGCAATCATATTGGCATGGCAATTATTGGAGAAATACTTTATGTTGCAAATTTTCAACTTATTCATGCAAACACTATATCTATTTATTGCATATCAAACCCTAAGCACCCTGAGTTTATAAGTAGATTCGGTTCAGGCTTTTTAAACGGCCCTGTTGAATTGGCGATTACCTGTAATACCCTTTATGTGTCTAATTTTAATAATAACACGATAGAAGTTTTTGATATATGTGAACGTACTGCTCCTGTACATGTAGGGGAATTCAATGCAGGAAATTTAAATCGTCCATTTGGATTGCTTATAGTAAGGGAAGAAGTATGCATGAAATGCGGGTGCAAATGCATTAGGTTATTCAGCGAGGATTAA
- a CDS encoding TetR/AcrR family transcriptional regulator, producing MDRRQQKTRDAIFKALSALLETKRYSNITVQEIIDVANIGRSTFYAHFETKDELLKAMCTDIFCHVFSDELMSEKTHDFSDGNNELETKLTHILHHLKDSEKNIVGVLSCESGELFMAYFKGYLTEMFSKYLNEIKVNAPADFVLNHLAGSFAETVKWWIDNKMKYTPEETAQYYLEVSGINRISGQ from the coding sequence ATGGATAGAAGACAACAGAAAACAAGAGATGCAATTTTCAAGGCACTCAGTGCACTACTTGAGACAAAGCGGTACAGCAATATAACGGTACAGGAAATCATTGATGTAGCGAATATTGGTCGAAGCACTTTTTATGCTCATTTTGAAACAAAAGACGAGCTGCTCAAGGCAATGTGTACCGATATTTTCTGCCATGTATTTTCAGATGAACTCATGTCAGAGAAAACCCATGACTTTTCGGATGGAAACAACGAGCTTGAAACAAAGCTCACACATATCCTCCATCATTTAAAAGACAGCGAAAAAAACATTGTGGGCGTATTATCCTGCGAAAGCGGCGAACTCTTTATGGCATATTTTAAGGGGTACCTTACAGAGATGTTTTCCAAATATTTAAATGAGATAAAAGTCAATGCCCCTGCGGATTTCGTGCTAAACCACCTCGCAGGTAGTTTTGCCGAAACAGTAAAATGGTGGATTGATAATAAAATGAAATATACACCCGAAGAGACAGCCCAGTATTATTTAGAGGTTAGCGGTATCAATAGAATCTCAGGTCAATAG
- a CDS encoding heavy metal translocating P-type ATPase, whose product MKRLNDFFAGLPMTIAGGVFLVASLILMLMKIEVPVDPAWVSVIICGIPLLYLAIWRVICNKGINKISSALLISIAMIAAIAIGDIFAAGEVAFIMAIGAILEDKTSERSKKGLKELISLAPQQGRRINNGKEEMINAEAIKVGYILRVLPGEIIPVDGKIISGNTSVDQAIMTGESLPVDKEVGDSVFCGTINRFGAIDMEATNVGEDSSLQKLIRMVQDAENKQAPIQRIADKWATRLVPVALLIAIVTYFVTQDIVRGVTVLVVFCPCALVLATPTAIMAAIGQATKHGVIIKSGEALEKMGKVDTIAFDKTGTLTFGKLEVSDTISFTQELDENELLALIASAESRSEHPLGKAIVLHAKVKNLVLKETSGFRMEAGKGIYANVSGCKLLCGSEKYLTENGIDIPKQVRDTLDILRNQGKASLLAAADGICVGVVGLSDVLRPTANEMVAELGEMGTQTVLLTGDNRRTADYFAKQAGITSVRAELLPEEKVENIVQLQQEGKSVCMIGDGVNDAPALKTASVGVAMGAMGSDIAVDAADIALMSDDISKIPYLKRLSNATVRTIKFSIALSLFINFVAILMSFMGWLTPTTGALVHNAGSILVVLIAALLYDRKFGDKGTGSAPRRGASYSGWESH is encoded by the coding sequence ATGAAAAGATTAAACGATTTTTTTGCTGGATTACCTATGACTATAGCAGGTGGTGTGTTTCTGGTCGCAAGCCTAATTCTGATGTTAATGAAAATTGAAGTTCCCGTTGACCCGGCGTGGGTGTCGGTTATCATCTGTGGGATTCCCCTTCTGTATCTGGCAATATGGAGAGTCATCTGCAACAAAGGCATAAACAAGATATCTTCAGCGCTCTTAATATCCATTGCCATGATTGCAGCCATCGCCATTGGAGACATTTTTGCAGCGGGTGAAGTCGCATTTATCATGGCGATTGGTGCGATTCTGGAGGATAAAACCTCCGAACGATCCAAAAAGGGTCTCAAGGAACTCATTAGCCTTGCTCCGCAGCAAGGACGCAGAATTAATAATGGGAAAGAAGAAATGATAAACGCGGAAGCAATCAAAGTGGGTTATATTCTGCGAGTTCTTCCCGGAGAAATCATTCCTGTTGATGGGAAAATCATCAGTGGAAATACATCGGTCGACCAGGCTATCATGACTGGGGAGTCGCTACCTGTGGATAAGGAAGTCGGTGACAGTGTTTTTTGCGGTACCATCAACCGTTTTGGAGCCATTGACATGGAAGCAACAAATGTTGGTGAGGACAGTTCATTACAGAAGCTGATTCGTATGGTTCAGGATGCTGAAAACAAGCAAGCGCCAATCCAACGTATCGCAGATAAATGGGCAACTCGGCTTGTGCCGGTAGCATTGTTGATTGCTATTGTGACGTATTTCGTTACTCAGGACATCGTCCGTGGTGTTACCGTACTGGTAGTGTTTTGCCCTTGTGCTTTGGTTCTGGCTACTCCTACCGCCATTATGGCCGCCATTGGGCAGGCTACCAAACATGGGGTCATCATCAAATCCGGTGAAGCACTGGAAAAGATGGGCAAAGTGGATACCATAGCATTTGACAAGACTGGGACACTTACCTTTGGAAAACTTGAGGTTAGTGACACGATTTCCTTCACCCAAGAACTGGATGAAAATGAGCTGCTTGCTTTGATTGCTTCTGCAGAATCCCGCAGTGAACACCCTTTAGGAAAGGCAATCGTCTTACATGCCAAGGTAAAAAACCTTGTTTTGAAAGAGACATCAGGATTTCGTATGGAAGCAGGTAAAGGAATTTATGCTAATGTCTCTGGTTGTAAGCTGCTCTGCGGCAGCGAGAAATATTTAACAGAAAATGGAATTGACATCCCAAAACAGGTTCGTGATACTCTGGATATTTTGCGCAATCAAGGTAAAGCTTCGCTTCTGGCAGCTGCAGACGGGATTTGCGTGGGTGTGGTTGGTCTCTCCGATGTACTGCGCCCTACGGCGAATGAGATGGTCGCTGAATTGGGTGAGATGGGGACACAGACTGTACTGCTTACCGGTGACAACCGCAGGACAGCTGATTATTTTGCAAAACAAGCAGGCATTACCTCCGTGCGGGCGGAATTGCTGCCAGAGGAGAAGGTAGAGAACATTGTACAATTGCAACAGGAGGGCAAGTCGGTCTGCATGATAGGAGACGGCGTGAATGACGCTCCTGCCCTCAAGACGGCATCGGTAGGCGTAGCGATGGGAGCCATGGGTAGCGATATTGCTGTGGATGCCGCAGATATTGCCCTGATGAGCGATGATATTTCAAAAATTCCGTATTTGAAACGGCTTTCCAATGCGACAGTACGCACTATAAAATTCAGTATTGCCTTGTCCCTATTTATAAATTTCGTGGCAATTTTAATGTCATTTATGGGATGGTTAACTCCTACGACGGGTGCTTTGGTTCATAATGCAGGTTCGATATTAGTAGTTTTGATTGCAGCGTTACTATACGATAGGAAATTTGGGGACAAGGGGACAGGTAGTGCGCCACGCAGGGGCGCATCATATAGTGGGTGGGAATCCCACTGA